In the genome of Blastopirellula marina, one region contains:
- a CDS encoding YgfZ/GcvT domain-containing protein, whose product MSDHCAQLSWTASPFSTWIEISGPSHLRFIQGLCTNDVVVLESGSGCEAFFPTVQGKILAHGFVYKSDDRLEFLGLGDQSPGLLPHLQKYSMIEDVEVNDRSTQGNAIFVWGEGLEACLQELLGSEVTLGTSQHGTITWEGATLRLFRISVVGKPSVEIRGEQAEAFGTRLSECGATSVGIEVFQRDRIVNRFPWHGVDISAEHLAQEANRDDLAISFKKGCYLGQETIARIDALGHVNKKLVAVQLPKQVEELPLAIKVEEKEVGQVVSAAELDGQTRGLAMIRRSHNAAGTKIECELGTVEVL is encoded by the coding sequence ATGTCTGACCATTGTGCCCAATTATCGTGGACCGCTTCGCCGTTTTCAACGTGGATCGAAATCAGCGGTCCAAGTCATCTGCGATTCATTCAAGGTCTGTGCACGAATGATGTTGTCGTGCTGGAATCAGGGAGCGGCTGCGAAGCATTTTTCCCAACGGTTCAGGGGAAGATTCTTGCGCATGGGTTTGTTTATAAGTCGGACGATCGGCTTGAGTTTCTAGGTCTTGGCGATCAATCGCCAGGTTTATTGCCTCACTTGCAGAAGTATTCGATGATCGAAGACGTCGAAGTTAACGATCGGAGTACTCAGGGAAACGCGATCTTTGTGTGGGGCGAGGGACTTGAGGCTTGCCTCCAAGAACTCCTCGGAAGCGAAGTTACATTGGGAACCTCGCAACACGGCACGATCACGTGGGAAGGGGCAACACTCCGCCTCTTCCGTATATCCGTCGTTGGCAAACCTTCGGTTGAAATCCGCGGCGAGCAAGCAGAAGCATTCGGCACGCGCTTATCCGAATGTGGCGCTACCAGCGTCGGCATCGAAGTGTTTCAGCGAGATCGAATTGTGAATCGCTTTCCATGGCATGGCGTCGACATATCTGCGGAACACTTAGCCCAGGAAGCGAATCGAGATGACTTGGCGATCAGTTTCAAGAAGGGATGTTACTTGGGACAGGAGACGATTGCCCGTATCGACGCTCTCGGACATGTGAACAAGAAGTTGGTCGCTGTTCAACTGCCCAAGCAGGTGGAAGAACTACCGCTTGCAATCAAGGTCGAGGAGAAAGAAGTCGGCCAAGTCGTGTCCGCTGCAGAGCTTGATGGACAAACACGCGGACTCGCAATGATCCGACGAAGCCACAATGCTGCGGGCACGAAGATCGAGTGCGAGTTGGGAACAGTCGAGGTCCTGTAG
- a CDS encoding HD domain-containing phosphohydrolase, which yields MSLPPASMSLTGNAVGTFVPAVRHRLKQLSTELRNYFGVSFCLRDGNSGELLISADGHHDGDEDLLASLSPGIVREGTATIVAEENGCALLSLPLRDGAQDLIASAPFRLATSSNAAVDFSQVGKLIGSSPEEAKHWYNNQAEWTIPALERMAAVVVGKIGAETEIVRLTEEIDKVSDSLSSTYEEISLLYGLTQNLRISSSDSQLGDLALNWLLEVIPCRGLSILFQQPGVKKNSNDLASTAYASPQLTAGECPADTTMLSQLIQYLNLNQKRSAFVANQRITERPDWPFPAIRQIIAVPLIEGENVFGWLFAFNHNEDKGFGTVEASLLSSVGTILGIHSGNIELYRRQSEFVTSVVRAMTSAIDAKDPYTCGHSDRVARLGVRLAKELGMDERDLNLMYMAGLLHDVGKIGIDDSVLRKPGRLTDEEYEHIKLHPELGYNILAGLKQLEDVLPVVLHHHEQWDGNGYPHGLAGESIPLMARIAAVADSYDAMSSDRPYRKGMPAERVDKIFQEGSGTQWDPEVVAAFFAARKDIDSIVREERAELGFDLTNATS from the coding sequence ATGTCGTTGCCACCCGCCTCAATGTCGCTTACCGGGAATGCCGTTGGTACGTTTGTGCCGGCTGTACGTCACCGCTTGAAGCAGTTGAGCACGGAATTGCGGAACTACTTTGGCGTCTCGTTTTGCCTGCGCGATGGCAACTCGGGCGAGCTCTTAATTTCCGCCGATGGTCATCATGATGGCGACGAGGATCTCTTAGCCAGCCTAAGCCCCGGAATCGTGCGGGAAGGTACCGCGACAATCGTTGCTGAAGAAAACGGCTGCGCACTACTTAGTTTACCGTTACGCGACGGTGCCCAAGATTTAATCGCCAGTGCACCTTTCCGCTTAGCGACATCTTCTAACGCTGCAGTCGACTTCTCACAGGTCGGCAAGTTGATTGGCAGCTCGCCAGAAGAAGCAAAGCACTGGTATAACAACCAAGCCGAATGGACGATCCCAGCCTTAGAACGCATGGCCGCAGTCGTAGTCGGCAAGATAGGTGCAGAGACAGAAATTGTCCGTCTGACTGAGGAGATTGATAAGGTCTCTGACAGCCTGTCCTCCACCTATGAAGAAATCAGCCTACTCTACGGCCTGACCCAAAACCTGCGAATCTCAAGCAGTGACTCACAGCTTGGCGACCTGGCTTTGAACTGGCTATTGGAAGTGATTCCATGCCGTGGTCTCTCGATTCTGTTCCAGCAACCGGGCGTCAAGAAAAACTCGAATGATCTTGCCAGCACGGCTTACGCTTCACCGCAACTGACCGCAGGCGAATGCCCAGCAGACACAACGATGCTGAGTCAATTGATTCAGTATTTGAATCTGAATCAAAAGCGATCGGCCTTTGTCGCCAATCAACGGATCACCGAACGTCCGGATTGGCCCTTTCCTGCGATACGACAAATTATCGCAGTGCCGCTCATCGAAGGCGAAAATGTCTTCGGTTGGCTATTCGCATTCAATCACAATGAAGACAAAGGTTTCGGTACCGTCGAGGCCAGTCTGCTGAGTAGCGTTGGAACAATCCTTGGCATTCACAGCGGCAATATTGAACTCTATCGTCGGCAATCCGAATTCGTCACTAGTGTGGTCCGAGCAATGACCTCTGCCATCGACGCGAAAGACCCGTATACCTGCGGTCATAGCGATCGAGTTGCTCGTTTGGGTGTTCGTTTGGCCAAAGAACTCGGCATGGACGAACGCGACTTGAACTTGATGTACATGGCCGGACTATTACACGATGTCGGCAAGATTGGCATCGACGACAGCGTCCTCCGCAAACCAGGGCGGCTGACCGATGAAGAGTACGAGCATATCAAGCTGCACCCAGAGTTGGGCTACAACATTCTGGCTGGTCTGAAACAACTGGAAGATGTTCTCCCAGTCGTGTTGCATCATCACGAGCAGTGGGACGGCAATGGCTACCCACACGGTCTTGCCGGCGAATCGATTCCATTGATGGCCCGCATCGCGGCCGTAGCCGACTCCTACGATGCCATGTCGAGCGATCGTCCCTATCGTAAGGGCATGCCCGCCGAGCGTGTCGACAAAATTTTCCAAGAGGGATCCGGCACCCAGTGGGACCCCGAAGTGGTGGCCGCATTCTTTGCAGCTCGAAAAGACATCGACTCCATCGTGCGTGAAGAACGGGCCGAACTCGGATTCGACCTCACAAACGCAACCTCCTAG
- a CDS encoding SDR family oxidoreductase, with product MSLRLPLLITGVPGVPGYNALFHFGHKFPGQVVGLRPTDNWRLEGDHVVACDMEDVDSLKRLFDEHQFGSVLHCAGSCALKSCELDPAMAWRINLEGTRNLLHILEGTDTRLVHLSIDLVFSGIGEGDMLETDSTDPVTVYGKTMAAAESLVSLMRPDATILRISLPMGVSFNGHAGAIDWIQSRFKKQRPATLYFDEVRTPTYTDCMNLAFEEILSRPLPGIYHAGGPTSLSLYEIAQIVNRVGGYDPDLLMGCMRIEAGPIPPRAGNVSMNSAKLVEHLGFEPFHSWPYDLRYIPTDREWHYDRSAEEEGSPELLERILYCNPLRENEIIRPPFVR from the coding sequence ATGTCTTTACGTTTACCTTTGTTGATAACGGGCGTGCCCGGAGTGCCTGGATACAACGCCTTGTTCCACTTCGGCCATAAATTCCCAGGACAAGTCGTTGGTTTGCGTCCCACCGACAACTGGCGTCTAGAAGGGGATCATGTTGTTGCATGCGACATGGAAGATGTCGATTCTCTGAAGCGATTGTTTGATGAACACCAATTTGGATCGGTGCTTCATTGTGCGGGAAGCTGTGCCCTGAAGTCGTGCGAGCTTGACCCTGCCATGGCCTGGCGAATCAATCTCGAAGGTACGCGGAATCTGTTGCATATCCTTGAAGGTACTGACACACGGCTAGTTCATTTGTCGATTGACCTCGTTTTCAGCGGCATCGGCGAAGGAGACATGCTCGAGACCGACAGCACCGACCCGGTCACGGTTTACGGCAAGACCATGGCCGCAGCGGAAAGCTTAGTCTCGTTGATGCGTCCCGATGCAACGATCTTGCGAATCTCGCTGCCAATGGGTGTCAGCTTCAACGGACATGCCGGGGCGATCGACTGGATTCAATCTCGCTTTAAGAAGCAGCGTCCGGCTACGCTTTACTTTGACGAAGTGCGTACCCCAACCTATACGGACTGCATGAATCTGGCGTTTGAAGAGATACTGTCTCGACCGCTACCAGGGATTTATCATGCCGGCGGACCAACCAGTTTGAGCCTTTACGAGATCGCCCAGATCGTGAATCGTGTCGGCGGATATGACCCAGACCTTTTGATGGGATGCATGCGAATTGAGGCGGGCCCAATTCCGCCTCGGGCCGGGAATGTATCGATGAACTCGGCCAAGTTAGTCGAGCATCTTGGCTTCGAGCCGTTTCATTCCTGGCCGTACGATTTGCGATATATCCCGACCGATCGCGAGTGGCATTACGATCGCTCGGCCGAAGAAGAGGGCAGTCCGGAATTGTTAGAGCGAATCCTGTACTGCAATCCGCTTCGCGAAAACGAAATCATACGGCCTCCCTTTGTTCGCTAG
- a CDS encoding aminopeptidase, giving the protein MDPRYEKLAQVLVKYSGKVKPGQLVRITGPTVSEPLVIAIYREVIRAGAHAEVSVIPDECKRILLEDGSDEQLLFENPLLLHAVDTIDCSIGLWGQKNTKALSSIPPQRSSLLSQSRKTYFKKFLGRAADGSLNWVGTQFPCESSAQDAEMSLSEYEDFVFRSGFLHEPDPVAIWKKLSISQQKLADFLMTKKELRFVTPQGTDLTLGIEGRKWINCDGHENFPDGEVFTGPIETATQGIVKYSFPAVHGGRESDGIELTFKDGRVVDAKANKGEEFLIAMLDQDAGARILGEIAIGTNYAIQQYTKNTLFDEKIGGTFHAAVGAAYPESGGTNESGLHWDMVCDLRSGGQILADGEVISENGRFLNPEFPQPLT; this is encoded by the coding sequence ATGGATCCTCGCTACGAAAAGCTGGCCCAGGTTTTGGTGAAGTACTCTGGAAAAGTGAAGCCTGGCCAATTGGTGCGTATCACAGGACCGACCGTTTCGGAACCGTTAGTGATCGCCATCTACCGTGAAGTCATTCGGGCTGGAGCTCACGCCGAAGTCAGCGTCATTCCCGACGAATGCAAGCGAATCTTGCTCGAAGATGGCTCCGACGAACAGTTGCTGTTCGAGAACCCGCTCTTGTTGCATGCAGTCGATACGATTGACTGTTCCATCGGTCTTTGGGGGCAGAAGAACACAAAAGCCCTCTCCTCCATTCCGCCGCAACGAAGCTCGCTACTGAGTCAGTCGCGGAAGACCTATTTCAAGAAGTTCCTCGGCCGTGCCGCCGATGGCTCGTTGAATTGGGTCGGTACGCAATTCCCCTGTGAATCCTCTGCGCAAGACGCCGAAATGTCGCTGTCGGAGTACGAGGATTTCGTTTTCCGATCTGGATTTCTGCACGAGCCAGATCCAGTAGCAATTTGGAAGAAGCTAAGCATCAGCCAGCAGAAGTTAGCTGATTTCCTTATGACGAAGAAAGAATTGCGGTTCGTCACTCCGCAAGGTACTGACCTGACACTGGGCATCGAAGGACGCAAGTGGATCAACTGCGACGGGCACGAGAACTTCCCTGATGGTGAAGTCTTCACTGGGCCGATCGAAACGGCCACGCAGGGGATCGTTAAGTACAGCTTTCCGGCCGTTCATGGCGGTCGAGAGTCAGACGGCATTGAACTAACCTTTAAGGATGGTCGGGTCGTCGATGCGAAAGCGAATAAAGGGGAAGAGTTCCTCATCGCTATGCTCGATCAAGACGCCGGTGCCCGTATCCTCGGTGAAATTGCGATCGGCACAAACTACGCGATCCAGCAATACACGAAGAATACGCTGTTCGATGAAAAGATAGGCGGAACCTTCCATGCCGCCGTTGGTGCCGCATATCCCGAATCAGGCGGTACGAACGAATCTGGTCTGCATTGGGACATGGTGTGCGACTTGCGAAGTGGTGGTCAAATCTTGGCCGACGGCGAAGTGATCAGCGAGAATGGACGATTCTTGAATCCGGAATTCCCGCAACCACTGACGTAG